The Streptococcus equi subsp. equi nucleotide sequence TCAATCCTTAACGACAAATCACCAGCTGCAACCATTTCAATAGTATCTGTAATCTCAGAGACCTGTCGGATATAATTGCGAAATACCCTGAAAAGGAGCTGTAGCAATAACCAAGCTAGCAATAACGAGCCAAGGCCATACAGGAGCATTGTACGCACAGCCTCTTCCATAAAATAAGACCTTTTGACCGCCACATAGGCCAGCAAGTCTCCCGAGCGATTGTACTGAATATGATAGCTCTTGCTGAGAGCTGTCAAATCAATAGCCTGATCCGCCTTTAGCGCCTTTTTAAGACCTGCTTCAAGCTCCGGAAAGGCAGCGCCTCCCTGATGAAAGAGCTCTCTGCCATAGTAATCAAAGGCAAAGGTCGCTAGATACTTATGCTGCTCAGGCTGTAGCATCGTGCTGGGGCTTGCAAAGTGCAGATAGAGGCGGCCTGTAACATCACCTGACTCAGGGTGGCGAATGGACCTTACTAAGTAATTGCCCTTTAGCGTCTGAGGCTTACCAAATAAGAGCCGGCCGGTCTTAATCGACCTATCTGCATACAAATAGGACGTGCTATCGTCCAGCATCAGGGTCAGCCCATCTAAATCTGGATACAAATCAAAAAGCCTTCTGACCTGCTCTGAAAACAGAGGTGTGTTTTTGCCCTCACCCCAATCCTCAAAAACCTTAGTAAGATATTGATTAGGGGTCAATATCATGTACTGATACAGATTTCGATAATCCTCTGGACGCCCGATCAGCTGCTCCAGCACGCGCAGGGTAATATAGTTTTGAGATTGTAGCCTTGCTAGGGTCTCATCTAGCCGCATTTGCATTTGATTGTCAACCATTTGGTAGGTATTTCGAATCGAATAGGTGCTTAGACCAACCGCACTTAAGCTAAAGAGAGCCACGATAAACAGGCTATATATTTTCATCAAGCGGTTAATTAAAAAGCCCTGCTTAATATGCTCCATCAAGAACCGCTTTAAAGATTTACTTGTCATCAATGACTCCATCTACCATGCGACGATTAGGCTTGGTGACCATATCCAGCAACAAAACCAGCGCACCAAAGCTCAGAAAAAGATACAAGCCCTTATACTGCCAAGTAAACCAAGCAACTCCAGCTAAAACCACAAGGGTCAACAAAAACTGCCTGGCATTCAAGAAAATACTGATAAAAGACAGCTTGAGATTCTCCCAAAAAGCAATTTCATAGGTCACTGCATAAAAGGTCATGTAAATCACAATCATCACCAGCCAAACCATGACAAACATGATAATAAAGGATAGGCTAAACCACAGCAGCGATTGAAATTGAATGGCCAAGTACAGGCTCGTATTCAGCAATAATAGCAATAATCCAAAGAAGAAAAAGCTGAGATTGGCCTCTTTGAAGACCCGACGCCATATCTGAAAGGCCCGCTTGAGCGAATAATGTTTCTCCTGCTGACTGGTCTCCAAAAACAAGGTAACAATGGTCTGCCAAGCTGGCCCCACTCCAAAAATCACAGCACCACATAAGGAAAGCAAATGAAATATAAGGGTTAGCTGCATCATTTTCCAGATGAGAAAGCAGGCTTTTTCAATTCCTGTCATAAGATTATCCTTTTCTAGTATCCTTTGTAGGACCAATAGCGCCCTAAGAGAAGCAACGATCCCTCAGCCAGATGACTAAGGTCTTAGCTGTCATGATGATAAGATGAGATACTTCTAATATAGCATATTTTACTCTAATTGTGACAAAAGCTTAATAAAAAGAGGACAGCCGACTAAGGCTGGTAAAACCTTGTCAGCAAGGGCTTTGGTGGACCAACTGCCTTGCAAGCAGGCTCTGGCTTTTTTCTAAGAGAGGCCTTATCTGTCAGCTCTTGTATGCCTGCTTGAGCTAAAAAGAACTGAGGCTGTCCCCAGTTCTTACCACCTTGCAAGGAAAGTCCATTGCCTTATTTATTTTTTGTAACAAAGTCGTCCAATTGCTTTTGCACTTCCTTTTGAACCTTGTCCCAACCAGCGTCCTTAAGGTCTGAAAGAAGTTTTGGAAGAGCTTCATCAGGGTCTACTGTACCAGTATTGATACTAGCTTTATAACGGTTCATCACGTTTGAGATTTTTGATAGCTCCGTTTTGATTGCCTTGGTATCTACCGTAAAGCCTAGGATCGGAGACTCTTTAGCGTCTTTGATTGATTGGTCACGCTTTGCAATCATATCATCTGTGATCGATTCTTGGGTGTAGAGGATCTTGTTGTTACCAGTGTTCCAAGCACCCATGTGCATTTTGGGTTGGTAGCCATCAAGCAGCTTGATTTTCTTGTCGCCAACCTTTTCCCAGGCCTTGCCTTCAACACCATAAACAAGACCATTTAGCAATTCTGGGTCGCTGTTAAGAAGGGAAAGAACTTCAACGGCCTTTTCTTTATTTTAGACACATTTGACACGACAAAGTTAGCCATTTGGGCTTGTGAGGTCGTTTTAAGAGGCTTTGTCAATGGTCGTGACACAATGTCTTTACCAGCAGCATTGGTCAAGATGGTATCGCCATAGTCCATAGGACCTTGGGTTTCTTCACGCATGAACCAGGTATTGCCTTCAAGCGGGTAGCCTTCTGTGTTGGTTGCTGCATCTGTTGGAATCAAGCCTTCCTTATACCATTTATGCATCAAGCGTAGGTTTGCTTTAAAGGGCTCATCTTCGTACTGATTAATGATGGTTGGTTTGCCTTCATCGATTTTAACAGCAAATGGTTGATTTTTGGTCAATGGGTAATCGTAGTCACCTGACATGCTAAAGACTTGACCAATCGCAAAGGCAGCAGTATTAGGTTCTTTTTCGTGGAATTGTTTCAAGACCTTTTCAGCATCTGCATAGGAATTGATGTTTGAAATGTCAAGGCCATATTTGTCTACCAATTCTTTGTTGAAAGACAGCATTTGCTGAGCATAGACGTTAGCATCTACTGGAAAGGCATAAAGCTTACCGTCAATGGTATTTCCTTTAATGTAGGCCGGATCTAGGTTCTTATAGGTTTTCTTGGCGTATTTTGGCATTAGCTTAGTCAAATCAGCAAAGGCACCCTTTTGAGCATTGACCACATAATTGTTGGCAAAGGCAATGTCGTAATTTTCACCTGACGCAATAATGATCCTCATCTTGTCGTCCCAATCACCCCAGCCAATGTATTGCAAATCAAGGGTTGCCCCTGTTTTTTCCTTAATACGTTTATTTGCAATTGTCATCAGCTCATCAAAGTTATCAGGCTTATCTCCCACCTGATACATCAATAGCTTCACCTCACCGTCCTTAGAAGCTGATTTGCTTCCACAGGCTGTCAAGCTAGCAGCTGCAAGCACAGCTCCCGTCACACATAAGATTGTTTGCCACTTTTTCATCAGTAAGCCTCCTAAAATAATTTCTTTTTTTGATAACAGAATCATTGGAACGGTCAGCTGTATGACCTATTCCAAATGGGTGATTATTCCTTAACCCCGCCGATGGTTAGTCCTCCAACAAAGTATTTTTGAAAGAAAGGATAGGTTAGGGCGATCGGCAAAGTTGCAATGACAACAATAGCCATGCGGACAGATTCCTTTGGTAAAGAGGCTAAGCTATCAGATAGCTGGGCGCTCATGCCAGCATTTTGGGCTAGTGCCTGTATATTGCTTTGAATCTTCATCAAGAGGTATTGCATCGGGTAAAGGCTCTCGCTTTGCACATAGAGCAGCGCATTGAACCAATCATTCCAATAGGTTAAGGCTGAGAACAGGCTAATGGTTGCAATCCCAGGAACTGCCAAAGGTAAAACGATTTTCATAAAAATCATCAATTCACCTGCGCCGTCCATACGAGCGGATTCAATAATACTATCAGGAACGGTCTTTTTAAAGAAGGTCCTCATCACCAAAATGCCAAAGGGTCCCAGAGCCATCGGTAAAATCAAGGCCCAAACCGTATCCTTTAATTGCAGCAGGTTACTCACCACCAAATAATTGGCTACCATACCCGGTGCAAAAAGCATGGTGATCAAGGCATAGATGGTAAAAAAACGCCTGTAGGGAAAATAAGGTCTTGAGATGGCATAAGCATAGGTTGAGGTCATTGTGGTATTGATAAAGGTTCCTAAAACGGTGATAAATACAGACACCGCAAACGATCTTATGATCCGATGAGACATAGCCCCTTGGAAAATATAATGATAAGCCTTTGTCGACCAAGCAGCTGGGAAAAAGCTATAGCCATGATTGATCAGATAGCTTTCATCTGTGAAGGAAATAATCATCACAAAGATAAAAGGAATGATACAAGAGATGGCAAAAAGAGCGATTAACACATTAAAGACAGCATTGGTTTTTGGGTCAAAGGTTCTGACGTTGACCCTTTTAACAGTTTTCTTTTTCTCCATGTCCTCCTCCTAAAATAAGGCTGCATCGGGATCCATACGACGAACAAAAGCATTGGTGATGAGCAGGATACAGGTTCCGACCACAGATTGATAAAGACTGGCCGCAGAAGCCATACTAATATCACCAGTAGCTGTCAGGGCATTGTAGACATAGGTATCTAAAACACTGGTAACATCGTAAAGAGGACCTGAATTTTTAGGAATCACATAAAACAAGCCAAAGTCAGATTTGAAGATACTCCCAATATTAATAATCAATAGGATAGACATCATCGGCAAAAGCTGTGGAATGGTGATATGTCTAATTTGCTGCCACTTACTGGCACCATCAACCATAGCCGCCTCATAGTAGGTGTCTGATATTCCCTTAACCGATGCGTAATAAATGATACTGTTGTAGCCAAGTCCTTTCCAAACACTCATGAAAAGTAAAATCAAGGGCCACCAGGTGGGATTGGAATACCATTTGATTGGGCTATTGCCGCTATCAATGAGCAGCTGATTAATAAAGCCCTTATCCGTATTTAAAAAGGCAGAAACAAAATACTCAATCACAACCCATGATAAGAAATAAGGCAGTAAGGACATGGTATGATAGACCTTAACAGCCTTCTTGTTTCGAAGCTCACTCATGATAATAGCGAAAGCGATGGCAAAAAAGACGTTAAATAGTAAAAAAATAAGATTATAAGCAATGGTATTTCGCGTAATCAACCAAGCATCCTTAGAGGCAAAAAGGTATTTAAAGTTATCTAAGCCAACCCAGGGACTTTCTTTCAGGCTTTCCATAAAACCTCCTGCTGAGTAATGAAAATCCTTAAAAGCCACTACATTAGCTAATACTGGAATGTAAAAGAAAAAGATGAACCAGACAAATCCCGGTAATACCATCAGCAACAAAGCGCGGTATTTGATCACATTTTTCCAAAAGGATTTCTTGCTGCTGATCTTTGTCGTCATCTTCCCAACCTCCCTTTGCTTTTCAATTGATGCTTCAAGTATATCAAGCGCTTACACATAGAACAAGCAACAAATTATAGGTTTGATAACACAAATTATAGGTATCATAGCACAAAATATAGGAATGCCGAGAAAGTCTTTTCAAGCACTTCAAAATCTGTCATACTAAGGGTAGCTAATTGGTAATATACCTGTTATAGGAGGAATTACAATGACCTTATTATGTATCGACATAGGCGGCACCAGCATCAAATTTGCTATTTGTCACAAGGGCAGGCTAAAAAAGCAAAGCAGTCGCCCAACTCCCCAAAGCCTAGAGGACTTTTACCATATGCTTGACGAGCGACTGGCTTACTACCGCACAGAAAAGCTCTCAGGAATTGCCATTAGCTCCCCTGGAGCTGTCAATAAAGCAACAGGTATCATCGAGGGAGCAAGTGCACTGCCTTATATTCATGGCTTTCCCATTCAGCAATGCCTTGAGGAGCGACTAGGTCTGCCGGTTTCGATTGAAAATGATGCCAACTGTGCTGCTCTTGCCGAATCTGCTCTAGGTGCAGGACAAGGCACTAGCAGCCTTGCCATGCTGGTACTTGGCACCGGTGTTGGAGGTAGCCTAGTGATTAATGGCAGGATTCATTACGGTGCCCATTTATTTGGAGGTGAGTTTGGCTTTATGGTCATGAATGAGCGTTATCAAACCTTCAGCGAATTAGGCACTGTGGTCAATATGGCCAAGCGCTATAGTCAGATCATAAATGATGGTAAAAGTTACACCGGTAAAGAGGTCTTAGAGCTAGCTGATCAAGGAGATCCTGTGGCCCTAAAGGAAAGACAGGTCTTTCTTCAAAGTCTGGCAATGGGGGTGTTTAATATCCAGCATGCCTTTGATCCTGAAATGATCCTAATTGGTGGCGGTGTCTCTCAGGCTGACTTTCTTCTTCCTGCCCTTGAGGCTGAACTGGATAAGCTCTATCAGATAGTCAGCATTTCTGATTTGAGACCGCAGCTTGCTATCTGCCACTTTAAAAACGAGGCCAACCTACTAGGTGCCTCTATTGATTTTATGCAAGAGCATAGAAAGGACGAGATGTGGATCGATTAGACTTCATTGACACCCGCTTTGGAACAACCAATCACTACCATTTTTCACAGGGAAATTGCCTGCCATTGACAGGGGTTCCCTTTGGCATGCATTATCTAAGCGTCGAAACCAGTCAAGATCGAGGGGCTTGGTGGTTTCACCCCGATGATCACAGCTTTTCAGGTATTCGCTTGACACATCAACCCAGCCCTTGGGTCGGTGATTTTGCGACGGTTACTTTTCTTCCAGTCAGCGGACCGCTGACCAAGGGAGATGTGTTTCATAATCAGACCTCCTATCGTCCCAAGGAGGCAGCTTTTCGGCCTCATCTTCTTGAGATTTTTAGCCAGAGACATCGGATTTTGACGCGAGCAACAGCAGCTGCCTACAGCTTTCATTGTGATTTTTCCTTTGATAATGGCAAAGCAGGCTTGATTATCCATAACCCCGGAAAAAGCTCCTGGCAGGTGACAGCTGATGGTAAAACAATCCTTGGCTGTGTGCAAAACATCACAGACTGTCAGGATAAAGACCTAGCCATGTTTGTTTATCTTCAGTTTAGCAGCCCTGTGCTAAAAAAGCTTATCGGAGAAGACTTAAACTCCAAATCTCTTGATGATTGCAGCAAGACGTCCTTTACCTATCTCCAATTTGCTGATGACCTCAAACATCTTGAGCTTAGGGCGGCTGCTTCTTTTATTAGCTTTGATCAAGCTCAGCTCAATTGGCAGAGGGATTTCCCCAGATCATTTGAAAAAAGCCTTGAATACAGCCGCAAGGAGTGGCTCAGCTACCTCAGTCGTATTGACATTAAGGATAAAGACTTTGATAAGGTCAAGGCCTACTACCAGCATTTTTACCGAGCCCTGCTATTTCCCCAAAGATGGTATGAAATCACTGCAACCGGGCAGGCGATTCACTATAATACAACAAGTCAAAGACCTGTTGCTGGAAAATACTATACCAACAATGGCTTTTGGGATACTTATAAATCTGTCTATCCTTTGCTGTCTCTAATTGCACCTGAGATTTATGCTGATATTTTAGAGGGACTCTTGTCAGCTTATCAGGACACCAACTATCTGCCAAAATGGCTGTCTCCAGATGAGCGAGGCCTGATGCCTGGAACCTTGGTTGATGCTGTTATTGCTGATGGAGCTGTCAAAGGCATCAGAAAAGACCTGATGCCTGAGCTTTTAGAGGCTATGCTGGCAACTGCCAATACAGACAGTCAAGGAACAGGCTATGGCCGCAAGGGCAATCAAGACTATCAAGAGCTAGGCTATCTGCCAAATAGCTACCAGGAAAGCGTCAATCAGACTCAAGATTATGCTTATAGTGATTTTTGTATCGGCCAGGTAGCTGCCCTTCTGGGCAAGACAGCACTTAGTGACCAATACCACACGCGATCACTCAATTACCGCCATTTGGTCGATACTGATACCGGCTACCTCAAAAGCAAGGATCGACAAGGGCAATGGCAATGTGGCTTTAACCCTATCCACTGGGGGCAGGACTACACCGAGGGCTCCTATTATCAAAATGGATTTGCCTTTTATCATGATATTCTAGGTTACATTCGACTGATCGGAGGAAACGCCGCCATTGCCAAAAGACTTGAGGAGCTGTGCAATCATGAGCCTGTGTTTGACGTTCACAGCTATGGCTTTGAAATCCACGAAATGAGTGAGCTAGCCGCACAGGATTTTGGT carries:
- the ycjP_2 gene encoding Protein lplC; this translates as MEKKKTVKRVNVRTFDPKTNAVFNVLIALFAISCIIPFIFVMIISFTDESYLINHGYSFFPAAWSTKAYHYIFQGAMSHRIIRSFAVSVFITVLGTFINTTMTSTYAYAISRPYFPYRRFFTIYALITMLFAPGMVANYLVVSNLLQLKDTVWALILPMALGPFGILVMRTFFKKTVPDSIIESARMDGAGELMIFMKIVLPLAVPGIATISLFSALTYWNDWFNALLYVQSESLYPMQYLLMKIQSNIQALAQNAGMSAQLSDSLASLPKESVRMAIVVIATLPIALTYPFFQKYFVGGLTIGGVKE
- the ugpA_2 gene encoding sugar transport system permease, producing MTTKISSKKSFWKNVIKYRALLLMVLPGFVWFIFFFYIPVLANVVAFKDFHYSAGGFMESLKESPWVGLDNFKYLFASKDAWLITRNTIAYNLIFLLFNVFFAIAFAIIMSELRNKKAVKVYHTMSLLPYFLSWVVIEYFVSAFLNTDKGFINQLLIDSGNSPIKWYSNPTWWPLILLFMSVWKGLGYNSIIYYASVKGISDTYYEAAMVDGASKWQQIRHITIPQLLPMMSILLIINIGSIFKSDFGLFYVIPKNSGPLYDVTSVLDTYVYNALTATGDISMASAASLYQSVVGTCILLITNAFVRRMDPDAALF
- the ypdA_2 gene encoding sensor histidine kinase is translated as MTSKSLKRFLMEHIKQGFLINRLMKIYSLFIVALFSLSAVGLSTYSIRNTYQMVDNQMQMRLDETLARLQSQNYITLRVLEQLIGRPEDYRNLYQYMILTPNQYLTKVFEDWGEGKNTPLFSEQVRRLFDLYPDLDGLTLMLDDSTSYLYADRSIKTGRLLFGKPQTLKGNYLVRSIRHPESGDVTGRLYLHFASPSTMLQPEQHKYLATFAFDYYGRELFHQGGAAFPELEAGLKKALKADQAIDLTALSKSYHIQYNRSGDLLAYVAVKRSYFMEEAVRTMLLYGLGSLLLAWLLLQLLFRVFRNYIRQVSEITDTIEMVAAGDLSLRIDNSHMELELYHISEAINQMLGNINAYILEIYVLEVEQRDAQMRALSSQINPHFLYNTLEYIRMYALSCQQEELADVIYAFAALLRNNISQDKVTTLKEELAFCEKYIYLYQMRYPDSFAYHVKLDPVVADVEIPKFIIQPLVENYFVHGIDYSRYDNALSIKALDEEDSILIQVLDNGKGISPERLVAIEKGLEEPQSTGNSSIGLQNVYMRLFHKYRDRVTWSMSQAPTGGFRIQIRIRKEA
- the bglK_2 gene encoding N-acetylmannosamine kinase, which encodes MTLLCIDIGGTSIKFAICHKGRLKKQSSRPTPQSLEDFYHMLDERLAYYRTEKLSGIAISSPGAVNKATGIIEGASALPYIHGFPIQQCLEERLGLPVSIENDANCAALAESALGAGQGTSSLAMLVLGTGVGGSLVINGRIHYGAHLFGGEFGFMVMNERYQTFSELGTVVNMAKRYSQIINDGKSYTGKEVLELADQGDPVALKERQVFLQSLAMGVFNIQHAFDPEMILIGGGVSQADFLLPALEAELDKLYQIVSISDLRPQLAICHFKNEANLLGASIDFMQEHRKDEMWID
- a CDS encoding membrane protein, producing the protein MTGIEKACFLIWKMMQLTLIFHLLSLCGAVIFGVGPAWQTIVTLFLETSQQEKHYSLKRAFQIWRRVFKEANLSFFFFGLLLLLLNTSLYLAIQFQSLLWFSLSFIIMFVMVWLVMIVIYMTFYAVTYEIAFWENLKLSFISIFLNARQFLLTLVVLAGVAWFTWQYKGLYLFLSFGALVLLLDMVTKPNRRMVDGVIDDK
- a CDS encoding sugar-binding protein, translated to MKKWQTILCVTGAVLAAASLTACGSKSASKDGEVKLLMYQVGDKPDNFDELMTIANKRIKEKTGATLDLQYIGWGDWDDKMRIIIASGENYDIAFANNYVVNAQKGAFADLTKLMPKYAKKTYKNLDPAYIKGNTIDGKLYAFPVDANVYAQQMLSFNKELVDKYGLDISNINSYADAEKVLKQFHEKEPNTAAFAIGQVFSMSGDYDYPLTKNQPFAVKIDEGKPTIINQYEDEPFKANLRLMHKWYKEGLIPTDAATNTEGYPLEGNTWFMREETQGPMDYGDTILTNAAGKDIVSRPLTKPLKTTSQAQMANFVVSNVSKIKKRPLKFFPFLTATQNC
- a CDS encoding alpha-1,2-mannosidase, with protein sequence MDRLDFIDTRFGTTNHYHFSQGNCLPLTGVPFGMHYLSVETSQDRGAWWFHPDDHSFSGIRLTHQPSPWVGDFATVTFLPVSGPLTKGDVFHNQTSYRPKEAAFRPHLLEIFSQRHRILTRATAAAYSFHCDFSFDNGKAGLIIHNPGKSSWQVTADGKTILGCVQNITDCQDKDLAMFVYLQFSSPVLKKLIGEDLNSKSLDDCSKTSFTYLQFADDLKHLELRAAASFISFDQAQLNWQRDFPRSFEKSLEYSRKEWLSYLSRIDIKDKDFDKVKAYYQHFYRALLFPQRWYEITATGQAIHYNTTSQRPVAGKYYTNNGFWDTYKSVYPLLSLIAPEIYADILEGLLSAYQDTNYLPKWLSPDERGLMPGTLVDAVIADGAVKGIRKDLMPELLEAMLATANTDSQGTGYGRKGNQDYQELGYLPNSYQESVNQTQDYAYSDFCIGQVAALLGKTALSDQYHTRSLNYRHLVDTDTGYLKSKDRQGQWQCGFNPIHWGQDYTEGSYYQNGFAFYHDILGYIRLIGGNAAIAKRLEELCNHEPVFDVHSYGFEIHEMSELAAQDFGQIAISNQPSFHLPYLYHYIGQPQYSQLILKNLLSHAFTDTGYPGDEDNGSMSAWYLLNSLGLYPVTPGTGQYLIGIPTVDQATLYLPNGNTIQISCRGNVPQYQFVKEVKLNQASYNKLYINHDDLIQGCQLDFQLGLVPPLKHYSAEDLPYSLTR
- a CDS encoding sugar-binding protein, which encodes MLNGLVYGVEGKAWEKVGDKKIKLLDGYQPKMHMGAWNTGNNKILYTQESITDDMIAKRDQSIKDAKESPILGFTVDTKAIKTELSKISNVMNRYKASINTGTVDPDEALPKLLSDLKDAGWDKVQKEVQKQLDDFVTKNK